DNA from Electrophorus electricus isolate fEleEle1 chromosome 5, fEleEle1.pri, whole genome shotgun sequence:
ggtgtgtgtgtgtgtgtgtgtgtgtgtgtgttcattcagtgAGGGCCTTTGTGATAGCCTCCGCATATAAAATTGCTGGATGGGGAACACATGGAAAGATGTGTTCTGTCATGTAAAGCCGCTGTTAATGTGAGGATGTATCTGTCATTGTCCttaaggaattaaaaaaaaaattttcttaAACAATGTGAATAGCactaaaaaagattaaattgtTAAATGGAGGACAGGAACAAAACTGTAACTACTTTGTTTGGGCTTCACATTTGACATTCAGAAGGTATTTGGACATTTGTCAACAAAAGGGTGATTCATATAAAATGAAGGATAAGTACAGAATTGCCTTCATATCAGTGAAGAGCAGATGTGGAACATTGGAGAGATTAATTGGCCTTCACCGACATCAGTGTTCCGGATAAGAAAGCAACACGGGGGTCACACACGTTTACTGGTGGTCATGTAGAATTGCTATAAATCATTTAAGCACTGGTGTCTAGCTACTGTGTAGTCATCCATCCATCACACTCAGTCCCAAACGAGTAACCCTTTCTGAGGGGAAGCTAGGTGTGGGACATGGGCGCCCTTTCCACTGAGGGATTTCCTTCCACTTTAAGCCCCACTTGTTCACCGCTCTGCCCCCAGAGCTGATTATTGGCGCTGGAGCCCAGAGGCCTGCGTCTCGGGCTGGATCAGGATTATAAGAGGATTTTCCTCTGGTACGTACCACTGCGAGCCTGGGAGACGGCCAGTGGCAGCCATGCCCAGACCAGCATTCCCAACCCAAAGTCACCCtccactcccaccccccacGGGCTGGATTGTGGGTCAGTGGGGGTTGGTTCCTTGCTTTGTTCTCTGGGGAGGGAATGTTGGAACTGCCAGCCAGGGGGGTAGCAACAGTAACCACAAATAACACCAGCATGGCATGTGGAATGAGTGCTGCAGATATGCAACGGTACCTCCACTGCATTCTCACCTGAAAAAGTAGTTCAGTAGATCTGATAATCCCAACAGCAAAATTAGGAAGCAATATAATCTATGGGTCATCTATTGCAGCACTTTATGCAACAATCTCATGCTGCTTCCATTTGGACATGGAAATCCCCCCTGCCCAAAGCCTGTAGCTGTTTTCCTGTACTAGCAGAGGTGTGCCTCACCTGTAAGGTGTGAGAGAAGCACTATAGCTAAACTGTGGGGGATGGGGTAGAAACGCAGACAACACATCACAGGTGGGTCTCGGCAGGTGCTATCTGATAtggtttccttttgtttctctctcttgggTTCTTCACCTGATCTTTATACACATACCAACCCATTATTCATCTGATCCATACAACATCTGTGTCTCTGAACTCTGACTTTATGTGGAGACTGgggaatgggaaaaaaaatacgGTTCTACTGACCCAAAATCTcatcactttcactttcactttttcaaTAATGTTTAAAGTGTACTGTCAGTACATAGTTGTAGCGAGttaatttaaaacactgagGAGCTAAGTGCTGTGTAGTAATGAATGCTTGAGTTACTGAGTCCTCACTGCTAATTGAACATTCCAGCAAATGTGCTGCGGCGCGTGCCTATGTAAGTTccccgcgtgtgtgtgtacgcccGCATGggctaatggacagagagagtgtggcaGGGCCAGTTTAATGCAGTGAACATTTGGACATCTGGCTATAGATCTTTGGGACACGAAGGTGCCTTACAGGAGTACAGACATGGTGGGTTATAATCTGCCAAAACTCTTCTCCCCAGGCCCTCAGAATATTACATTCATCCATAGCAGAAAATATATTCCAATTTGCAACATCTCAAAGTGGCGTAGCTGAAGCTCATAACAGTTAAAAGCTAAGACATACATCAGTGCACCAAAGAGCTGTACTGATGGTCCCTGGACTTTATGCTTCATAACCACCAGAATTTAGTGCCTGGTGTGACATTCTCTACAAGGCATACAAAAAGAGCAGGACTATCAAGTTCCACggcaatacacacaaacacacacacacacacacacaccacctgctcCTTGCACTGCTGATCCATTCCATGTGTCCACCCTGTCCTTCAGCTGTAACGGGGATGTTCCCGTGGAGACACAGAGCATGCAGAGGTTTGTTCCATGCTTTCAGGACTACGGACACAGAAATAAAGTAGCGTGTAATGGGAAGAAGGACTGCAAACTGGGATCCCAGCCTTGCGTTTTGCTGGAGCTTGAACTCTCTTTGATCGCTCTTCCTCCACTACCCACATGTCCACACACGTTTGTGGTTCTGGGTTCCTTTTGGCTTCCTCAGGCCACAAGCAGAGATCGTCCTGGGCAGCACATTTGCTGCAGATCCAGAGATGATGACTGTTTAGTCCCAGTTGCCCCACACACCGATCCTAAAACCAGATCACAATCAAAAGGCACATTCGGACACCAAGGGAGGTGTGGCCCCCTTGACCTGGCCCCGGCACACTGAGGCGTAAGGAAAGGGTCGCGGAGCCGTGACGACGAGATGGCGGGATGGGGGGCGCTGTCCGGGGGAAGCCTGCCTGGGGGAAGCCCTCCTGCCTGGTGTGTGAATGGAGGCATTGTTTCatggcagggggggggggggggggggggggggggggggggggggggggggggggggggggggggactctgTGTCCGGGAGCGGGGAGGGAGGGAAATAAAAGGGAGCATCCATTTAAGAAGCGTTCGGATCCGGCGGAAAGAAAGACAACACAGTAAAGAGGCCAGTTCCTTTGGCCTGGTTAGTGCTTGTTATTATTGAAATCACTTCAAGAGTGTAACTGCATTTCAGAAAGACTGTGTGTTGCGTCTGCATCAATACAGGCATGTTTCTGCCTGTTAATCCACAGTGCAAAGTTTATCAGGAAAGTTGACCCAGAAACAGCTAAACAGCATTCTTTGACCATCTGACCACTATAAcacgcgggcacgcacacacactcgtgctgGGTTGTTGTTGAACAGGATTGGGTGTAAGGCGGGAGTCACCCTGTGTCCGTATGCCAGAAGCAGATGGGCTGAGCCCGAGGAACGTGATCCAGCAGACCAGCACAGCGCACGAGAGGTGAGGACCGTCAACAAGAGAAGCTCCTTAATCTCATTTCATTCTCATCAGGCAGTCCTGAGAGCCATTACATGCGTCTGTGCGCATGTCCGTGAGAAAGAAAAACGGGTGAAAATGTCCACTCAATGAGCTTTGTCACCACGGTTTCTTCAGTCAGCGGCTTTATGTAAATCCCATGTCCAGACACTAGTGTAGCCATTCAGCCCCATGCTAGCCTGAGCCCTCTCACCTGATGGGTAGTTTCACCACTGGCTTAGATTTGTTTACACTTAGAGGGCTTTGTACATTTGGACTTCGTGTGTCAGTGTCTCTCCTGAACCTCATGGGTAAAGGAACTTGCGCACTTTCCACAGCCACTGGTAACTGAGGGCTGTGCTTGGGGTGCAGGGAAcagatgagaaaataaaaaatgaacgtAAAGATAAgcggaggagggagggggatgtGTGGGGGCGGAGGAAGAAAAGTCCTGGCTTGCCTCCAGTGCTGACGAAAGCGACTTAGCCCTCCCAGTTACCATAGAGACTGTCATGAGCAGgcacaagagaaagagagagagagagagggagcaggagccAGAGTCGCGGACGGAAggcgagaggaagagagcgtGCAGTTGCAGTCGGCGACGAAGGGCAataaagggagagagcgagaggggagcgagagagagagagagagagcgcgagagagataGGTGAAGAGATTTAGAAGAGTAGCCGCTATGGAGGTTCAGAGCGACTGCAGCGAGCCTCCTCCGTGCGAGCCTCAGCCATCCGGGAAGATCGGCAAAGCCGCCTTCAAGCTGTTCGGCAAGCGTAGGTCTGCCGGCAGCATGCCGAGCATCTTCACAGTCAAGAACAAAAGAGAGTCAGGGGGCACAGCCAGCAGCAAGCAGCCGGCCAGGAGCCGGACCCACGACGGCCTGGCGGCGGACGCGGCAGGCGAGCCACAGGGCTGCGGGAGGGGCGAGTCGTCCAGCAGCGGCGCGGCGGAGGGGATCCCCACGGGATCAGTGTGCAGTGCCATCTCCAAGTCCTTCAGCTTTCTGTCCCTGCTGCGGAGGAACAGCGCCCGCTTCGGGGAGGGTACCGCCACGCTGGGGCAGCGCGGGCGTGGGCTAAAGGGGCTGTTTGGCAGCATGCGCTGGCGCCGCAAGCCACCGCCGAGGGACGACTCCGCCGATCTCCAGGAGGTGGCTAAGGAGGCGCGGGAAGACGAGCCGCTGCCGTCCAGGAGCTCTGACAGCGGGGAGTCCTCGAAGGGGGAGGTGGCACTCACACTGGAGCCCTCGCCTCGGACGTTCCAGGAGCGTCCCACCCTGGAAGGGAGCTGGAAGGAGGGCTCTTTGCAGGAGTCACTGGGGAGCGGAGGAGCAGGTGGGCAGAGCTCGCCTTCTCTGGTGAAGGAAGTTACCGAGGACTCTCCAGCTCCATCCCTGCACGGGGTTCCGACGGAGGGCTGCCTCCTGACGTCTGCGCCGGCCGCCGTCGCCGCCCAGCCGCCGGAGCACGACCCGGCCGAGCCGCCGTCTGAGCCGTGCGTGGAGCGCCTCTGTTCCATGTTCACCGATGTCACCTCGCTGAAGAGCTTCGATTCGCTGACAGGCTGCGGCGACATCATTGCAGAACCGGAAGAGGACTCGGGCAACGGGGCCAGCGCCACCAGCAGCGGCACGGGAAGCAGCAGCGGGGGCTGCGCGGGACGCAGGGTGAGTGGGGCCGCCGCTGAGCGGTGCTCCCCGGCCAAACCGCCCCTTCCCCCTCAGGTGGTGGGCCTGACCTCCATCTCGCCCTACATACCGTCCCACCACCGACCGTGTCTGTCCCCTAAAAAGCCTCAGGGCAGTGGGATAGTTGCCTACATGGGTGGGGGAGAGGAGATGGCCAGTCCGGAAGGTGTGGATGATGCAGACATGCAAGGGCTTTGGCACATGCTCCCCCAGAAGGGCGAGGACTCTCCCAGCCTGGCTCGGCAGGACAGGAGGACTCCCCAGGTGAAGGGGCTGGGGCTTAGTAAGATCCCCGTGTGTGGAAGCAGCAAGGCAGGGAAGCAGCTGCCTGCTCGCCCCTCTCCCCCACCCATCGACAAAGAGCTCCAGGACGCCCCACCCAGCGACGAGGGCTACTGGGACTCGCCCACTCCCGGACCAGAGGACGAGGACAGCGGCTTCGTGCGGCGGGACGGCCTGCCGAGGGACAGCTGTTCCGGGGACGCGCTTTACGACCTCTACGACCTGGACAGCCCCGGCGCCGTCGGCTCAGACGACGATGACCTGAGCTCTCTGACGCCTTCCACGGGTGACCTGAGAATGAGCCCGCCTGCGCGGAACCCttcgtcctcctcctcttcttcattcCGCTCCATAAAGGGCAGCACCAGTCTCCCTCGAGACTCAAAGATTCCCATCAGTGTGAGGCAGACGCCGCCATCCCACTCCTCCAGCCAGGGAGCACTGTCCACCCCTGTGAGCCCCACCTCACACAAGCTTGCCACAAAGACCGGTGCTCCAGCTCGCACACGAATCCCCATCTCCAAGGTCCCTGTCCGTCGCTCAGGCAACAAAAACATCAACGCGAAgtgaaacaggaagtgaaatTCGAGGCCACCAATAAAATGCTTTAGATAATATAGACCCATCACTGAAAGCTTTAGGCCAAAATGAGCATTTTTGATTTCACTGACAATTTTGACTTCAGTGGGTCACAAAGTCCTGTAGGACGCTGCACCTTTATGGAGatccctgtttctttttgtatcGTTACAACTAATATCTTGTAATATGTCATATATGACATGTAATTTAATTAGCACATATTTAGGAGGCCCTGCTGTATGTAACGTTTTGAATCTTTAAGAATCTAAGATCTTTTGATTTCTATACCATGCCTGCCAAGTCGCGAAAGGATTAAATGTTTTCACCTTGCAACATATGCAGGATACAGAAGCACTGAATCTAAGAATCTTCCTCATTAAAAGACTCTCATCTGGACACAGTTCCCCAGAGGACCTCTTCCTGGTCAAATCAGCGACCAGTTGAGCCTTTGCCTCTGacacactaaaaacaaacaaaaaaacaaaaacccacccCTGTGCACTCTGGGAAACATCATCTCTCTGGGatttacaaaacaacaacaaaaaattggAAACCTGAACTGGGCTTTGTGTGGGTCTTCATTCCTCAGGCAGGATCAGGGAACTCAATATTTGTCTGAGACACTTTTCTTACTGCTTGATGTGACGTCTTGCAAGAAACAAATTATTTCCCGAGGAACAAAGTTTTTTATACTGAGCTCCTCCTCGAagttttcttcctcttttttaagAAGACAAGCCTCACTGTGGATATGTGCACTGCTAGTTGACAtttctgtggggggggggaaaaaaccctgcaaaaaaactaaacaaccCCAACAATAAGAAagtaagcaaaaagaaaaaataaatcagggTGAGGAATGGTCCCGTTTCAAGCACCTTCCACAGCCCCCAGGGGTCCCGACCGCCCTGGATACGTGAATGCAGCGCGGCATCTTTCTACACGTACATGGGTCCAGGTGCCCTGACCGACCGGCGCCGGGGAAGCCGGTCTGGGATAAAAGTCAACTGTCTTCCACTCCACAGCCGTCCCAGGCTCCTGGACAAGTCCtacttttgtactttttaggggtgatttggtgtgtgtgtgtgtgtgtgtgtgtgtgtgtgtgtgtgtgtgtgtgtgcgtgtgtgtttctgaaatgtgtttcactgCTCGGTCTCAATTATATGATGTAAATTTTTtctgcctgttttcttttttttttttttgcctttttcattcatttctcaaTAAAACCACGCTGTGTGAACACTGAGGCGGTGACTCCAGActtgtgcatgagtgagtgacCATTTCGCACACGTCTGGGTAGCCAGGACCGCAACACTTCGCACAAGTCTCGCCGCTCCCGCTGCCCCGGTGCGCTTTAAGGGAACGAATATGAGCTATGGTGACCGGTAACTGTAGCTGCTGTGATAAACAGGATGGCAACGGACCCGGCTAGTGGCATGTTGGTGCACGTTAAAAGCCGTCTTTTTGTGGTCTGaattctgttgttgttgtcagTGCTGTGGGCAAAGGGTGGAGGGGGTTGTAGGGGTGTGCTGAGAACACCGAACATGTGGTTGCTTCTTATTTGTTAAGAGTTTAAGAGCATATGGATGGACACGCGTGAGTTTGTGAGAGTGACTTCGTGCATTTGTTGAAGGGGAATTTGGTGCAGTAATTGTGCAGTGAGAAACACTATTTCCTGCATGTGGACTCTTGCGTAAGGGCCTTATGTAATACTATAACAGTCCCTGACAGCACAATGGGCCACAGTAAGCgctcatgtgtgtgcatttggtaTTGGGTTGTTACGGTAACCTCCGAAGAGTGCTTTTGAAAAAGGTATACTTAGCTTTTAATCGGATCATTGTATATCCAGCGATATCAGGTACTACCCACAGGCACTGTGAATTTCCATttctgtgtatgtacatatgtgtttgtgtatttaaatgtgcGTAtttttatgggtgtgtgtggactgtaaATGTCAGTGCATGTGTAACTAATGATGGAATGGCCCAGTTTTCAAAAACCTATGAGTAAAGAGATAGAGACACAGTGGGAGAGCGTCACCATTAAAAAACACTATAAagcaaagacaaagagagaagaaCAACAGAAAGGATCATGGGGGCACACACATagcacacatgtgtgtgcatcccAGATAGCACTGACCATGCATAAATAATGTTGTCTTTGGCCAGTATATGTCAGTGTTTCGGGGCCTGGGGTCCCATATGGACAATAAGATGAGCGGATTGTGGCTGACAGCTGAGACCGAGGCCATGGGAGGGCggagggaggggtggtgtgGCTATGGTGGAGCTGTTGCCCATGTTCTCATTAGCCACCTGGGTACCAAGCAGGCACCTCTGGGCCCAAGCTGCTCCCGCCCTGCTGCTGCCAGTCGGATGGGGGCCAGTTTAATGAGCCCCCGCCCGGTTGGAGTTTATCCGCGCTGGGGTCAGGAATTAGCGCCAGGCAGAATGTGAGAAGTGCGCAGGCTGCACTAAGAATCGCTGTTGTCGATGAGGCTGTGGGTGCTGGGACGTGCAGAGCTTGTGCGccctgtgtatgtgcgtatacAAGatagtgggtgagagagaatgCCAAAGTTCTGCTGGACGGGTTAGGCAGGGCGGAGTCTTGAACTGCCTCACAgagccggagagagagagaagatggacCAGAGTGCATCGACACAAACGGataaaagagagcgagagaatgggAGCTCTATTCCGGGGATGAGTAGGCGATTGTTCAGAGGGACCTACAAATGTCAGCGGAGGATTAGATGAAGCTGGACTGAAACTCCGGCCTCAAATGATGCTTGTGTTGCATATGTTATTAGTCTGTGAGTCTACATTGGTATGCTGAAGTGATACATAACACAGATGATCTTGATGGAAGTGTACGATCACCCACTCCGAACTTTTCCCTGGAGGTCTCGACCACATCTTATCCCTTTATCTCAAGGTCCCGTGTGCCTGCTCCCTGCTTCAGGCTCTTAttacccctctctccctcgctgccTTCCTcggtctctctcttctttccatctttctttcctGCCCTTGTTCTCCCTCTCGCCGTTCctctctctttgcctgttcccaCTTCACCCCGAGAGTCCTCCACACAGTGGATGCTTCTAGAAGGAAGGAAAGGCACAAAATGTAGGCTGAGAATAGGTCTGGATACATGGCTGAACAGGCCAGGGACACACACGGGCTGTTGTGAAACCCATTATGCGCAGacgtgtgtgtacgagtgtgtgtatgtggggtgcGATGGGGGCGGCCATTCAAAACATGCACCCCCTTCTTTCACATGCTTGCCCCACTAcaagtttccatggcaacctcAGTAGGTCATCCAATCAGCAGTGGAGGCGGGGCTGGGAGAGGGAAGCAAGCACGCTGAATATGAGGGAGCTGATTGGAGTTAGtctggtgcagtgtgtgtttgtgcacatgcacactcccagACATGACCTCTATTGCAAGATAGACTCTCAGATTTCCTatatttctgtcttttgctGCAGTCTCCTGAGattaacacactgcacatggtgTCAAGCCCCCTCCCCCATTCTCTGAAAAGAAAACTTTTTCGCTAGCCTTTTCTGGCCTTTCTTGTGGTTCATACTGCATTTAAAGTACAGGACCaatgttatttctttttctgaaaaattaaaaatcggTCCACTTCCTCTCATGATTTAGTAAAATGATTACTTCATCTTCATCAATAACATATCCGCCTCCTTTGCCTAGTCGatacattataaataattcattCCAGAGAACGAGGATCACGATGCTTCATCGTGAAAGCCAGCCAAACTACGCAAGATATGGGGAGAGTCTGTAAGCGCCTGATGGAACGTGATAGTGCACGAGTGCATGTTTATGTGCCTTCTAAACCCCCGCCATGTTTTCGACTCTGCTGCGCCTGTCTTTAGAGCAATAATGGTTTATAACTCACTGAGAGTGCTTGGCTTGAATCTTAGAGTGCAGTGGGAGAGGATATGCCTCTGTAGAGAGATTAAAAAATCATTTGGATCGATACGCTGGATTGGGTTAATCCGTTGGGTCCACTTGACCCCCCACCCTATGTCTCCCCAAGCCTCCATTCTGAACTGGGTGGAGCAGGGAGAGATGACCCCACCACGTCAGGTTCAGCCGGGGTataaacacaacataaacacGTAGTATTCCTCTCTCTTCACAcctccctctcttcatctccaATTCCTCTGATAGCCAATCCCAAGCCTAGAATTCCATATCTGGGTCTGCTCTTGAGTAGTTATTTCAACTGACTGGCCactgttagttagttagttcaACTCACTGGCCATCACACGCAACTCCATTGGGTGCACAACCTTGTGGAAAACAGCAGACTGAAAGTAGAGTTGGCTCAGCCTAAATAAATGCTGACTCGTAGTGGAAGGGGATGCTGCGTCAACCAATGTTTCATCACAGTATACCTTGAGTCGAGATTTACTGTGTctggtaaagagagagagctagaaatgagcttacatttaaaaagtcacCCAGTCAAGCTAAAGAACAATTACATAAGAGAGTCAATCAGGCCGTCCACAGCTGGTATGTGTTGTATGAAACTGTGTGAATGGGTCAGTAAGAACAGCAGTCACTGAAACCACCAGTCAGCAGGCTAGACACACACAATACTCATAATTCTGCACAGATCAGGCCAAAGTGAAATTTTCTTCAATACAACAACCACGTTTTCaaacacaataacaatataCAGTGCAAAGCACCCGGGtagcccaaacacacacacacacatacatttacatacatacaatgcacacaataaatattttctattcACCATCCCTGAGGCACACAGCATAACTGGTAGCCACAAAGACACAAGGTCAAGTTCAGCTGGGGATGAACTGGGGTGAGGCCATTAAAATAGATGGAACCTTTCACAGAGCTTCTCACAACAAACACAAGGGCTTTGTGAGACACAAAGCATAGCACACTGACCAGTTCTGTGTCTATGGGGGGCTCTGACTCATAAATCACTCCTCTTTACTATGATGGGTGCCCAGCCTATCACTCTAACCCCCTAAAGCGTAATGTGTCATAATGCGCCATAATGTTCCATTAACTAAAACAACCCTGATAAAAAATTCATGCCGTGGGTGAGGggttaaaagtgtgtgtgtgagagagagagtgagtgggaggatGGAATATGACTAAGGGGTCTTCTGCCTTACAGAGCAGTCACTGTTCATTTACACATTGTGACTCCAGCCAAATGTCTGCCTATCCTGACATCAgagagggggttgggggttgatgagggggtggggctgcCCATGGGCAGATGTTCCCTGGGGTTCAAGCTTAAAGGAGATTCCAGGCGTCCCATATGTGTGCTCTCAGTGGACAGATATCCTTTTCGTAAGGGTGAGTGAGTCGTGCTGACTCCCCTTCCATCATTTCTAGGCCTGACAGATCCTGACGGGACCCCCTCCCCTGGGACATTTACGAACACGCCTGAGTACAACGCAGTAGGCTGCTTGTAGAcgcgcacgtgtatgtgtgtgtgtgtgtgtgtgtgtgtgtgtgtgtgtgtgtgtgtgtgtgcgcgcgaccCTTTATGTAAAATTTCTGTCTTTAAAAGATCCTACACCAAGAGGTAcataaaaataagacaaaagagAGGCAAAAAGGAGATGATGAAACAAAAGATGAATAAGACGGAGGACATTGATCGTTTGATTGGCAAAGCGTTTACAGGGATGAAGGGGGACCATGGCTGTTTGAAGTATTGTTTGGCGTGATGTGCGTCAAAACACCTGAtcagtgtgcgtgcgtgtgtgtgtgtgtggggggcaggTCAGGGAGGAAATCGGGCATCATAATGGCAGAATATAAAAGGATAAAAAACCACGAGATTAATAATGCAAGACCGCCCGAGGCTTTGTGTCCGCTATGCATATTACAAGTCCATGAACAAGCAAAACGTAGCGAGTCCGGTATGGTTCTGCTACGATATGATTTTGTGAGGCGTCCACGTGTTATGTGTAAACATTACATCTGTTATTGGGTAAAAGTATCCGTTATTAGATGAGACTATTAATAGCTAAAGCTGGAAATAACGACAAGGTGGAGTCTGCGCTGTTTTAtcgctgcaaaaaaaaacaaaaaacctctgGTTAAAAATAGATGGCACATTTTAAGATCAGTAAGATGACTTTGCCGACCGCCAGTTCCGTGCGGTAGTTTAGTCTTGTGATAGGGCACGGATAGAGCGTC
Protein-coding regions in this window:
- the amer2 gene encoding APC membrane recruitment protein 2 encodes the protein MEVQSDCSEPPPCEPQPSGKIGKAAFKLFGKRRSAGSMPSIFTVKNKRESGGTASSKQPARSRTHDGLAADAAGEPQGCGRGESSSSGAAEGIPTGSVCSAISKSFSFLSLLRRNSARFGEGTATLGQRGRGLKGLFGSMRWRRKPPPRDDSADLQEVAKEAREDEPLPSRSSDSGESSKGEVALTLEPSPRTFQERPTLEGSWKEGSLQESLGSGGAGGQSSPSLVKEVTEDSPAPSLHGVPTEGCLLTSAPAAVAAQPPEHDPAEPPSEPCVERLCSMFTDVTSLKSFDSLTGCGDIIAEPEEDSGNGASATSSGTGSSSGGCAGRRVSGAAAERCSPAKPPLPPQVVGLTSISPYIPSHHRPCLSPKKPQGSGIVAYMGGGEEMASPEGVDDADMQGLWHMLPQKGEDSPSLARQDRRTPQVKGLGLSKIPVCGSSKAGKQLPARPSPPPIDKELQDAPPSDEGYWDSPTPGPEDEDSGFVRRDGLPRDSCSGDALYDLYDLDSPGAVGSDDDDLSSLTPSTGDLRMSPPARNPSSSSSSSFRSIKGSTSLPRDSKIPISVRQTPPSHSSSQGALSTPVSPTSHKLATKTGAPARTRIPISKVPVRRSGNKNINAK